The Roseovarius sp. EL26 genome contains the following window.
CAGCAGGCCACCAATCACCAGAGCAAGGATCGTACCCCAGGTGACGATGTGAACACGATCCTTGGGGCTTTCGTCAGTGGGACACCAGCTCAAGGTCGGAAACAAGTCCTGTAACGCCGCCCGTGGCGCACCTTATTACCCGCCGAGAAATTATCTCTATTTTTCCCATTGCGACTTCAGTAATCAGCCACATATATGCAGGCGAATCCTCTACGGTACGCAAATAGAGCACTTCAGTTTTTCTTTATCATATTCAAGATTATTTGACCTCAACCCATTCCATGTCGCATTTAAAACCACAAAAAGGTCGCAATTAGGAAAACTAATGCCGGAATCCTCCCTGGAGGCCCTCTTCCCACATGAGAGATTATGGTAATAAAGAAAAATAGGGTCTGAAGTCTGCTCGGCTTCAGTGCGCTTTTCTATTTTCTTTACGATGAAACAGAACAGGGACAAATTAATGAGCATCAAACCTCCGTTTACGGATCTTGAAATCAAAACAGAAGATTCAGGATTCTATGAAAACAACAGCCTTCCGATTGCTTTGCTCAGCAAGGGCATCATGGTCGCGCTGGTTCTCTGGGCCCTCGTTTGGCCTGCAAACGCAAATTCAACGCTGGGTAGCCTCAACAGCCAAATCCTAGCTGTCTTCAACCAGTTCTACATCATCATCGTAGGTCTGTTTGCTTTCTTCTTGTTTGTTGTCGCCCTTCTTCCTGGCACAGGTAGTAAAGTGATGGGCCCCGAAGGTGAAAAACCTGAATTCTCAAACTTCTCTTGGTTCTCGATGATGTTTGGTGCTGGTCTGGGCGTGGGCTTGATGGTCTTCGCGACTGCAGAACCGCTCAGCCTGTGGGGATCAAACCCTGTTGTTGTTGCTGGTGACGTAACAGGCAACACACCTGAAGCTGTCAAATCAGCCTACCGTTACACATTCGCGCACTACGGCTTCCACGCTTGGGCGATCTATGTTGTGACCGGTCTGTCGCTGGCCTACTTCGCGTATACACGTGACATGCCGCTGACAATCCGCACGGCACTGACACCCCTGTTTGGCAAAGCCGTAAACGGTACCCTCGGTCACATCGTTGACGTTCTGGGCGTTGTTGCAACCATTCTGGGTGTTTCCGTGACAATCGGCTTTGGCGTTAGCCAGTTCATCGACGGTCTCTTTGCCATCACAGGCATGGAATGGCTGATGAACATGGGTACCGAAGAAGGTGCTGTTCCGACACCGAGCAAAGTTGGCCTGATTGCTGGTCTGCTTTCCATCATGGCAATGTCGATCCTGTCGGCTGTGTCTGGTGTTGGCCGTGGCGTTAAGTACCTGTCGAACCTGAACTTGGTTCTGTCCCTGATCTTGCTGTTGACCTTCGTCATCTTCGGTTCGTTCATGTTTGCCATGACCACATATGGCTCCGCTCTGGTGGACTACATCATCAACTTCGTTTCGATCAGCTTTGGCTCATATGGCCCACAAGATGCTGCTGAATTTGCCGCCGCTTTGCCTGAAGCAGCCAAACCACTGGCAGACGATCTGTTCGGTGGTGCGACCAACGCTTGGGGCGCATGGGGCGGATCAGACGGTTTTGAGACCTTTAAATCTGGTCTTGAAGGTGCCGCAGCAGAGCTGGATGATGAAACGTTGAAAGCAGTTTACGCTGTCGGTAACGACGGGCGTCAATTTGGCTGGCAGTCAGCTTGGACAACGTTCTACTGGGCTTGGTGGATTGCGTTCTCGCCATTTGTTGGCTTGTTCTTGGCACGTATCTCCAAAGGTCGTACAGTTCGTGAGTTCATCTTGGGCTGCGTTATCGCACCCGCTCTGGTTTGCTTTGCCTGGATGACAATCCTCGGCGCGACAGCAATCGATCTGGAACTGTCAGGTGTCGCAGAAGGCGCGATCACCGGTGCTTCGAACACAAACAAACTGTTCGTAACACTGTCGTACATGATTGAGGGCGGTCTGCTGTCAGCATTGAACGTAATGTGCGTTATTTTGATCATGACCTTCCTGGTCACTTCGGCTGACTCGGGTATCTTGGTCATGAACACCATCATGTCAGGTGGCAGCCAGGAAACCGGCATCAAACACCGCATCGTTTGGGGTCTGATCCTGACGGCAGTGATTGGTACGCTGATCATCGCTGCAGGCGACAACAATCCGATGGATGCGCTGAAAAACGCGATGATCATCGGTGCCCTGCCCTTCACTATGGTTATGGGCCTGATGATGGTTTCGCTTTCCAAAGCTCTGTACCGTGATAGCCAGCGTGACAAGCAAGGTGTTGCATCGCAACCTGCTGAATAAGCGCAGCAACTGATATTAAAACGAAACGGCGCCGATCTTTCGGCGCCGTTTTTTTATGAACAACAGGCACAAAGATAGCCATCGCAAGTCATGGCTTGATTATTGGCCTGCCCCGATTTTTATCGCGACAGCTACCTCACCACCACCGCAGACCGGATGACCAAAACCAGAGGCGCTTGCCTCTTCGTTGATGTCATACAGGATGCCGTCATCGCCATTGGCGCTGACACCTGCAGGCACATTGCCCAATTGCAACGCATCACGTGTCCGCCAGGCGATATTGTGATCGGCACAGGACGTGTCCCCGCTGACACCTATCGCACCAAGCAACACACCCTTTGCATCATAAAGCGCCAGACCACCGCCAAAAACATTCACGCCTCCCAGTTTCTGACCAACCAGTGGGTCATTTTCAGTGCCATATGCAGTCGCATCACCATAAGCAATCTGCGGATTCACCGGGTTGGAAAACTGTAAACCGAACAAGCTGCCACCAGGTTGCGTTGCAGAATAAAGATTGGCCGTCGACAGCGCGAGCCCCGGCAGGCTAAAGGCATTCGCTGTATTAGCTTTCTGAGCAGATATCACCCGACTTCCCGGCCATTGGTCTCCACGGTCATCGCCGGTCATTGCAATCGCACAGATTTCCCCATCGCGGTTGACCAGACTGACCCACATATTGAGTTCCAAACCGCCATTGATCGTCTCAGAGGTGCTCGCCGTGCTGGCCTTGAGCGCTTCAGTGAGGGCCGCGTGATCAGGCAAATCAGAGCAATCCAAAGCGGCGGCCTGCCCTGCAGCCATGGCAAAACCTAATGCGGTGACAAGTTTTTGAGTTGTAGATGTCATTATCATATCCTTTCGTGATGAAAGGTATCTAGACCTTTTTGATAATCGGTATAATTATGACAATATGATAATCACTATTACATATATGCAATAATGGATCCGCGTGGAATCAAAGAGGCTATCTCCGTTGCCGATACCGGCAGCTTTACAGCCGCAGCCGCCTCTCTCACCACCACGGTCGCAAGCGTCAGCCGGCGTATTTCCGAGCTTGAGGCACGCTTGGGGGTCAAGCTTTTCATTCGAACGACACGACAGGTATCAGTCACACCAGATGGGGAAAACTACCTGTCCCGGTGTCGGGAGGCCGTCAAGATATTGGAGGCGGCCGAGCTTGAGGTAACAGCACAGCAGGATAAACTAACCGGACATATCCGAATTACAGCAGCCGTTGATTTTGGCGAGCGGGTGATTGCTCCGTCTGTTGCATCATTTCAGATGCTCCATCCCGATGTGTCTGTCGAACTTGACCTGTCCAACGATCGCTTCGATCTGGTTGAGCGCCGCTATGATTTAGCCGTGCGACTGGGCGAGTTTCCCGATTCTACGCTGATTGCACGGAAAATCGGAGAGCGCCGCCTGCTGGCATGTGCATCACCAAAATACATTGATCAACATGGCGCGCCTCAAACACTCGCTGACTTACGCCATCACAATTGCCTGAGAGGATCAGCACGACAATGGCGGTTTGCGCAAAACGACCGCCCTCTCCACCAGCACATAAATGGCATGCTACGCTGCAACAGCGGTACGGCATTGACCAGAATGGCCTTACAGGGGTCGGGGATTGCACAGTTACCAGATTACTATGTAAAGCGTCATATTGCTGAGCAAAGCCTGATCTCCATTCTACCAGATTTCCAACCCGAACCCGAAGGGATCTGGATCGTTCGCCCAGACAACCGTTATGTGCCAAGAAGGGTGCGAGAGTTTATCACTCTGCTGACCGATGACGTCGGAAACCTAGGCTCCGACACATAGCCTGCCTATCACAGCTTTCAGCACAAAATCGTACGACATTTGCGTCTTCTCCTCTTTGCATTCCAAAAACTGGGAACTATATAAGGTTTGTTCCCTCGGGAACTATGGACATAAACGCGCTCGTAATAAGCGGATCGGACCCGGGGGCGGTACCCGGCGACTCCACCAAACATCCCTTTATTGGAGGTTGGCAAGGGGTCGAAATAGGATCGACGAACGTCTAAAGGGGTTAGCTTTGTCTCGGTGAGATACCACCGTTATCGGTTCGCTAAAGCATAATTGCCAATAACAATCGTGCTCCGGTAGCTCTCGCAGCGTAAGCTGTTCGAAATACCGAAACTTAAGCCCTAACCTCTAGCCAGGTTAGGCGGGGTTCGCAGGCACCTGGCAACAGAAGCCTGCACTTCACCCAAATCATGCCTCTTTGGAATTGTTCGCTGCCTGTCTCTGGACATGCCAATCGATGCCAAATAAGTATTTCAACAAATCCAGACATAAGGCTGCGAGGTCTTTTGTTTTGGATCGAATCCCTTATGCTGAATTGTGCAAGACAGGAATTTGCCCATGTCACAGACGATTGACTACGGAAGTTTGATGCATCGCGCCATGCGCGGTTTGATCCAGCAGGTCCTGACAGATGTCAGGGACAACGGCCTGCCCGGCGCGCATCATTTTTTCATCACCTTTGACACCGGACACCCTGATGTCAAAATCGCTGACTGGCTGCGCGAGCGTTACCCTGAGGAAATGACCGTCGTCATGCAACATTGGTTTGACGACTTGATCGTCACCGATGAAGGGTTCTCGGTCACATTGAATTTTGGTGATGCACCAGAAAACCTTAATGTCCCATTTGACGCGGTTCAGACCTTTGTTGATCCGTCCGTCGAATTTGGTCTGCGGTTCGAATCTCAAGACGATGAGGACGACATGGATGATCTGGACGAGAATGATCTGGACGCCACAAGCGAAGATGATAACCCAGAGGCCCCCAGAGAGGACGCCGAAGTTGTCAGCCTCGACAGTTTCCGCAAATAGCCAACATTTCCCGAATAAAACAGTACGAAACAGCCCCGATGCCCTGCATAACATTGCACTTTTGCTCTGCTGCGGTATGACAGGGACAAACGGACAGGAGCCCCCAAATGACACAGACACGGACCGAAACCGACAGCTTTGGCCCCTTGGAAGTCCCTGCGGACAAGTATTGGGGTGCTCAGACGCAGCGGTCGATCATGAACTTCCCAATCGGTTGGGAAAAACAGCCGGTCGCCATTGTTCGGGCTTTGGGTGTGATCAAACAAGCCTGCGCCATGGCCAATCAGGCCTCGGGAAAGTTGGACGACACGTTGGCTGGCGCAATCATTCAGGCTGCGGGCGAAGTTATTGAGGGAAAATTTGACGACAACTTCCCGCTCGTTGTCTGGCAAACCGGTTCTGGCACGCAATCCAACATGAACTCGAACGAGGTGATCGCCAACCGTGCAATTGAAATCCTCGGCGGCGAGATCGGCTCCAAAGACCCTGTGCACCCCAATGACCACTGCAACATGGGGCAGTCATCCAACGACACCTTCCCCACAGCCATGCACATCGCAACCGCGATGAGTGTACGCGACGTGTTGCTGCCGGGTTTGGAAAAGCTGGCCGCAGGGCTAGAGCAGAAAGCCGAAGAGTTCAAAGGCATCATCAAAATCGGCCGTACGCACACACAAGACGCCACGCCTCTGACACTGGGTCAGGAATTTGGCGGTTACGCCCATCAAATCCGTCAGGGTATCAAACGGGTCAATGCCACCCTGCCCGACATTTATGAACTGGCACAAGGCGGCACTGCAGTCGGCACCGGGTTGAACACACAAAAAGGCTGGGGCGAAACCGTTGCGGCTAATATGGCCAAGATCACCGGGCTTCCTTTCGTGACCGCCCCCAACAAGTTCGAAGCTCTTGCTGCTCATGACGCCATGGTCTTTATGTCTGGTGCGTTGGCCACGATTGCTGGCAGCTGCTACAAAATCGCCAATGACATCCGATTCCTTGGCTCTGGTCCGCGTTCCGGTTTGGGCGAGTTGATCTTGCCCGAGAATGAGCCCGGCTCGTCCATCATGCCCGGCAAGGTCAACCCGACACAGGCGGAAGCACTGACACAGGTTGCCGCTCATGTCATGGGAAACAATGCCGCGATGACCTTTGCAGGCTCGCAAGGTCATTTTGAGCTGAACGTCTACAATCCGATGATGTCTTACAATCTGCTGCAATCCATCCAACTTCTGGGTGATGCCGCAGACAGCTTTACCGAACGTATGCTGCTGGGCATTCAGGCCAACGAGCCGCGCATCGATAAGCTGATGAAAGAAAGCCTGATGCTGGTCACAGCACTGGCCCCGACCATCGGCTATGACAACGCCACCAAGGTTGCCAAAACCGCGCATAAGAACGGCACCACGCTAAAGGAAGAAGCCATCGCGCTTGGCTTTGTGGATGCGGCGACCTTTGATGCGGTTGTCCGCCCTGAGCAAATGGTTGGGCCCAAGGACTGATGGGTAATTCTGGTTCAGGGCCGGTCAACCTGAACCGGTATCGAAAAACTAAGGCGCGGGCTGATAAAAAATCTCGCGCTGAAGAAAACTCCATTAAATTCGGCCAATCCAAAGCTGGCAAAGATCTGGACCGTGCCCGCACAGAAAAACAAGAGCGTGATCTCTCTGATCACAAGCGCGATCCCTGATGGCGCGTCCGGTCAAACATTCACTGACGTTGCAGGGTCACCGTACCAGCGTTTCACTTGAGGAAGAGTTCTGGCAGGCCTTTCGCCAAATTGCAAAAGCACAGAATCTACCCCTGAACGCATTAGCCGCTAAAATCGATGCCGGACGAGATCCTGATACAGGATTGGCGTCAGCCATCAGACTCTATGTGCTGGATTATTATCAAGCACAGATACCCGGCACTTAGCGCGGGCTGATCTTAAGCCATATCCCATCTTTGCTGCGCACGGTCAGATGCGCTTCTGGGACCGGCTCTTGCCCCTCAATCGCCTCAAATCGGTAGCGAGCAACCAGCATCGCCAGCAAAAGAGGCCCTTCGATCATGGCAAAACCCGCGCCGGGGCACACCCGCTGTCCGGCAGAAAACGGCATATAAGCGTTGCGCAGGCAAGCTCGACCATTCTCTGTCTGAAACCGGGCCGGATTAAAGGCATCAGGATCTTCCCACAAGCGCTCATGCCGATGCAAATGCCAGGGGCTGAGGACAATCTGCGCTCCTTTGGGAACTTTCCTGCCGCGAAATTCCTGCGGGCATCGCGCCTCGCGCACCATCATCGGAACCGGAGAATAAAGCCTGAGAGCCTCGCGAAACACATCTCGGGTGATACGCAACTTTGACATATCTGAAAACTGAGGGACTTCATTAGCAAAAACGCCCTGAGCTTCGTTCGCAACTTGATCTTGCCACTCAGGGTAGAGCGCCAGAAGATACGACGCCCAAGCCAAGGCCGAGGCGCTGGTTTCATGCCCGGCCAGAAAGAAGATAGAAATCTGATCAACCACCTCATCAAAGCCGAACGTTGTGCCGTCTTCAGGGTCAGCCGTTGTCATGATCTTGCTGGCCAAATCATCCGGGGCTGTGCCTGCCCTGATCTGCTCCATTCGGTTCTGTACCAGCTGTTCGATCAGTTGCAGAATATTGCGCGCCGTTGTTCGGGTTTTACGCCGGTGAAACCGGGGAAACCACCGTGGCAAAGGCAGCAATGCCCCAAGATTCACAACCGGTTGGCTACGCTGATGGGTTTGAAATTCCTGAAACACAGACATCGCCAGCTCATGTTCTATCGGAATGGAAAATAACGTTCGAAAGATCACATCCGCAGCGACATGGCTGCTGTGCAGCTCAACCTCAACCGGGGAACCGTTAGCGAGTGGTTTAAACCGCTCCACCGCGCTCTGCCCTGCGGCGACCATGGCGGGAAAGGTATCGCGTAGATTGCCACCCTCAAAGGCTGGATCAATAATACGGCGCTGCTTTTTCCAAACCTCACCATTGGTGACAAAAACCGAATTGCGCAGCAACGGCGCCAGCCCTTCACGAATGCGGTCTGATT
Protein-coding sequences here:
- a CDS encoding SspB family protein, which gives rise to MSQTIDYGSLMHRAMRGLIQQVLTDVRDNGLPGAHHFFITFDTGHPDVKIADWLRERYPEEMTVVMQHWFDDLIVTDEGFSVTLNFGDAPENLNVPFDAVQTFVDPSVEFGLRFESQDDEDDMDDLDENDLDATSEDDNPEAPREDAEVVSLDSFRK
- a CDS encoding LysR family transcriptional regulator; this translates as MDPRGIKEAISVADTGSFTAAAASLTTTVASVSRRISELEARLGVKLFIRTTRQVSVTPDGENYLSRCREAVKILEAAELEVTAQQDKLTGHIRITAAVDFGERVIAPSVASFQMLHPDVSVELDLSNDRFDLVERRYDLAVRLGEFPDSTLIARKIGERRLLACASPKYIDQHGAPQTLADLRHHNCLRGSARQWRFAQNDRPLHQHINGMLRCNSGTALTRMALQGSGIAQLPDYYVKRHIAEQSLISILPDFQPEPEGIWIVRPDNRYVPRRVREFITLLTDDVGNLGSDT
- a CDS encoding heme-binding protein; amino-acid sequence: MTSTTQKLVTALGFAMAAGQAAALDCSDLPDHAALTEALKASTASTSETINGGLELNMWVSLVNRDGEICAIAMTGDDRGDQWPGSRVISAQKANTANAFSLPGLALSTANLYSATQPGGSLFGLQFSNPVNPQIAYGDATAYGTENDPLVGQKLGGVNVFGGGLALYDAKGVLLGAIGVSGDTSCADHNIAWRTRDALQLGNVPAGVSANGDDGILYDINEEASASGFGHPVCGGGEVAVAIKIGAGQ
- the fumC gene encoding class II fumarate hydratase; its protein translation is MTQTRTETDSFGPLEVPADKYWGAQTQRSIMNFPIGWEKQPVAIVRALGVIKQACAMANQASGKLDDTLAGAIIQAAGEVIEGKFDDNFPLVVWQTGSGTQSNMNSNEVIANRAIEILGGEIGSKDPVHPNDHCNMGQSSNDTFPTAMHIATAMSVRDVLLPGLEKLAAGLEQKAEEFKGIIKIGRTHTQDATPLTLGQEFGGYAHQIRQGIKRVNATLPDIYELAQGGTAVGTGLNTQKGWGETVAANMAKITGLPFVTAPNKFEALAAHDAMVFMSGALATIAGSCYKIANDIRFLGSGPRSGLGELILPENEPGSSIMPGKVNPTQAEALTQVAAHVMGNNAAMTFAGSQGHFELNVYNPMMSYNLLQSIQLLGDAADSFTERMLLGIQANEPRIDKLMKESLMLVTALAPTIGYDNATKVAKTAHKNGTTLKEEAIALGFVDAATFDAVVRPEQMVGPKD
- a CDS encoding cytochrome P450 translates to MTLPSKPASREGKVSILKFARLFQKDIFAALPARFYRAWMAEFRTPFFRSFMCNDPELVDLVLKQRPDDFPKSDRIREGLAPLLRNSVFVTNGEVWKKQRRIIDPAFEGGNLRDTFPAMVAAGQSAVERFKPLANGSPVEVELHSSHVAADVIFRTLFSIPIEHELAMSVFQEFQTHQRSQPVVNLGALLPLPRWFPRFHRRKTRTTARNILQLIEQLVQNRMEQIRAGTAPDDLASKIMTTADPEDGTTFGFDEVVDQISIFFLAGHETSASALAWASYLLALYPEWQDQVANEAQGVFANEVPQFSDMSKLRITRDVFREALRLYSPVPMMVREARCPQEFRGRKVPKGAQIVLSPWHLHRHERLWEDPDAFNPARFQTENGRACLRNAYMPFSAGQRVCPGAGFAMIEGPLLLAMLVARYRFEAIEGQEPVPEAHLTVRSKDGIWLKISPR
- a CDS encoding ribbon-helix-helix domain-containing protein, producing MMARPVKHSLTLQGHRTSVSLEEEFWQAFRQIAKAQNLPLNALAAKIDAGRDPDTGLASAIRLYVLDYYQAQIPGT
- a CDS encoding DUF4169 family protein, with the protein product MGNSGSGPVNLNRYRKTKARADKKSRAEENSIKFGQSKAGKDLDRARTEKQERDLSDHKRDP
- a CDS encoding BCCT family transporter; amino-acid sequence: MSIKPPFTDLEIKTEDSGFYENNSLPIALLSKGIMVALVLWALVWPANANSTLGSLNSQILAVFNQFYIIIVGLFAFFLFVVALLPGTGSKVMGPEGEKPEFSNFSWFSMMFGAGLGVGLMVFATAEPLSLWGSNPVVVAGDVTGNTPEAVKSAYRYTFAHYGFHAWAIYVVTGLSLAYFAYTRDMPLTIRTALTPLFGKAVNGTLGHIVDVLGVVATILGVSVTIGFGVSQFIDGLFAITGMEWLMNMGTEEGAVPTPSKVGLIAGLLSIMAMSILSAVSGVGRGVKYLSNLNLVLSLILLLTFVIFGSFMFAMTTYGSALVDYIINFVSISFGSYGPQDAAEFAAALPEAAKPLADDLFGGATNAWGAWGGSDGFETFKSGLEGAAAELDDETLKAVYAVGNDGRQFGWQSAWTTFYWAWWIAFSPFVGLFLARISKGRTVREFILGCVIAPALVCFAWMTILGATAIDLELSGVAEGAITGASNTNKLFVTLSYMIEGGLLSALNVMCVILIMTFLVTSADSGILVMNTIMSGGSQETGIKHRIVWGLILTAVIGTLIIAAGDNNPMDALKNAMIIGALPFTMVMGLMMVSLSKALYRDSQRDKQGVASQPAE